GGCGATAATGTACAATGGTATTATTGTATCAATGCAGGGGATATCCCACTGGCGTCGTGCCAGCTCCCGTCAAGTCGCCACAATGGCCAAGCTTCATCGGACCGGGCCATGGTCACGCctacctcgccgacacgATTGGTGCAGAAATCGCCGGCGTCGCAGGCGAGCGCAtggtgggcgtgggcggcaAGTTCTTCGCCGCCGATGCAGCCTCCTCTGCCATCTTCTTCTTTTCGCGAttcgcctcctcccacgcATCGTACACATACTTGACTTCGGGTTTGGTGACCGTGTCGTCTGTTGTGGCGTCCATGGTCTGCTTCGGCTCCATGAACAGATCGTTGGGGTCAAAGTCATCTGCGTGTCAGTAATGCGAGTCAAGATATTCCGGCCCGACTCACTGTcattgtcgacgacggcacgGCGCTTGCCGAGAGCCTTGCGACTGGGTCGGGGAGCGAAATCGTCGCCATCGATCGCAGCATTGCCGTTGATGATGGGATCATCGCCAGAGCTGCCGCTGTCACCTCGACGGGGGAGCAAGCGCGTGCCATGGGTCTCAATCCCCGATGAGACGAGGTTGGGGTTGCTGTTGACCGACCTGAACTGTTGCGTGCCCGAGGTAGGCTGCGGACGCGGACCCGGGACACGCGCTGCCCGACCCTGCGGAGAGCCGGAGCGCGGCGGTGACTGGCCCGTGGCAATCTTGGGTGGAAGCGGAAGGCCGTGGCCGGGAGAAGGCGAACGTGAGCGCACGGGCTCGAGGCTGTGAGAAACTACTGGGGCTGTGAGATTAACAACGTGGCTGCCATGTGAGCTGTGGCCATGACCTGAGTCTGTGGTCCGAGGCGAGCGGCCATTTTCTTGCTGCGGCTTGATGGCgtgcgatggcgatggcgatcTCGACGACGTTGCCATACCCTCGTTGGGCGCCATGAGCATGTCCCTCTGCTGCGTGTAGTCCCGGCGTGTGTCCGTCTTGCTCCGTTCTTGAACAAGGCGGAtctcaagctcctcgatgGATCGATTCTGAAGGTCGCCATACTCGGTCAGAGACTCCGCGAGCTTTCCGTGTGCTTGGAGAAGAACCCCCATGGCAGACTCCTCTGGAGTTGCCAGTGTAATCTGCTCGGCTCGAGGTACCGAGTTAGCTGTCCGACGCGACTTCTCCGCCTGCGACTCTGCCCAGGCCATCTGGCTGTTGAGAGAATCAAACTTCCTGACAGCCTTGCGATGCAGGTCCTGTGCGTCAGTTTAAAGCCGGTCCTTGACACTCACATGTAATGCCGAGTTGGTGTCAAATTCTTCAGGGCTTGTGAACACGCAGGCTTCATGCAGCTTGGTGGCCGTGGCGAACGCGCTGCTGCActcgtcgagaagacgGCGGATGTCGACATCGTGGTCGGGCAGAGCCGAGTACGGGACACCGAcctgcggcggcgagcttcCAGGACCGCGGACACTGTGCATCCCACGTGAGAGTGGCTCGGAGGGCGGGCGCGAAACAAGAGAGGGGGCAGGAGATGGGAGAGGCGATCTCTGACCAGGGCCAATGGAGGTGATGACGGGGTTAGGGAACTCTGTACGCTCATTCCGCGCGCTTAGGGGATCCGAGGCAAGAGGCAGATAGTCGTTTGGAAGTTTGGTGCCCTGTTACGTCAGACAACTCGATGTCAACTGACTCACAAACTCTGGATCTTCTGGCCGCTTGACGTTGTTCcacaggtcgaggagattTTCACAACTACTGTTGGCATGGTAATCGTAGGTGACGCCAGAGACAATTTCCATAACCCGCTTGCACGTCGCACTTGAGGGTTGAGGGACGGTGTTCCTCTTGAGAATGCGCTCAATGGAGCCAAGCAGCTTGCGATTCGTTGCCTGGCCTGTTGACGTCAGCTCACACATGCTCATGGTCAACCCACGATGGTAGTCCGGGGTCCCGATGTTGTTCATGGTAATGAGCCATACTCTCGCCGCCATACGGCGCTCTCGGTCGTTGCCGATCTTGAACATCTTGTAGATGCATCTCGTCGCTTCGCGGCCGATCTCTTGGCTGTGTTCCGAGCCGTTAACCTTGTCACACAAATCCAAAACATCTTGGAACGTCGTCCCGCGTGAGCCACACAGCTTGCCTGGAAAAGAGTTAGCAATGGCCTTGTTTGGtgtgggggaggagggagggggggggggggggggccAAAGAGGGTGTACTCACGGATTTGAGTCGCGacgtcatcgccatcgtGATCGGCGTCACGCTTCATCCGGaggttgatgttgatgcCATGCGCACGGAGGTGATGATCCTCGAAACCGTGGCCAATCGAGCTTGAGTGGCCGTGGCCAGAGTGAGCAACAGGGGCACTGGAGACCGGCTGCGGGTTGCTGTTGCCATGAAGGGACTGTGGTGGCAGGGAACGAATGGAGCCATCGTTAAAGTCCTCTGCGCTTGGGCGCTTGACATTGTCCATCGACGTGTGTAgtggtggcggaggagccATGAGAGGAGACgggacgcgctcaaggaccgcAACGTTAACGTCCTTgttcttggcctccttTGCGTCCTTGCTCTTTCTATCCCCGCCTAGCTTCCAGAATCTCTGTTTCTCCTTCTTAGGCTTTGGCGCCTCTGGAacctccttcttgggctGTGGCGGCTCTGGAAGTGCAGGCTGGGGCTTGCCCAAATCGGACAAGTATGACTGGTTCAAATCGGACAAGTACGACTGGGCAAGTGGTGACGGCTGCATGGCGTCTCGAGGTTTGTTGAGCATTCCGCCGAGATGACCCGGGCCATTGGCGGTGCCAAGggcgccaccacctccttcGTGGTCGGATCCGCGGCCCGACTGCGATGCAGAACTGTAACCCCGGCTCCTGCTGGTGACATACgggtcgagctcggtgacgTGGCCTGCAcctggtggtggtggtgggacAGCAGGGACGTTGTGGAGGCTGTTCTGGCTCATGTGGTTCAAACGCGAGGGTGGGGTCGACGCGCCATACGCGTTAGGTGACGGCGGACGCGCGCCTGGGGGTAAAGGTAGATTATACAAGTGTTGCTGAGATGACGGAGGAGTGCGTTGCTGTTGACCACCATAAGGAGAAGAGGCGTAGGGAGGTTCGGGGCCATTGACAAGCTGGGGGCGCTGGGACTGGGTGCTCGCTAGCCATCCTTCGATCGAGCTAGAATCTGTGCCTCTGCGTGAATGTACTCGATAGGGGGATGTGGCATGGTCGACATCGTCGTAAGGATGTGCTTGCTGAATGGCCTGGATTTCTGCAAGTGTGGGAGTGTGTGTTGGTGGTGGACCGCGCATATCGCGCGACGGACGAGGTGGGGCTGGTACAGGGgggccgccgccgccgccgccaagatGTGACGTGGTGGACATGGGGGAGATTGcatgctgctgctgctgctgctgctgctgctgctgctgtggctgtggctgtggctgtggctgcTGACGGCCTACGTCAACTGGGAAGGGTGTTACATTGTTATTGCCGTGTAGACGTCTGCGTGATGGGTCGTGTAAACGGTTTGGCAGAGGTTGTTGGAGTGGCGCgtttggtggtggtgggaggtTGTCTGGGATAGGGAGTGGGTCTATGGCGGCTGTTTGCTTTGAGGTGCGAAAGATCTTCTTCAATCGGCTTCCCCCAAGCCCGTCAGCCATTGTGGTTTTGAGTGAAATGAGAAGAGTGGGTGAAGAATGACAGTGGTTGATGTACAAGAGGGTAAAGTGGTGTCTAGAGGTGTTGAGAGGTGAATCTATGATGTGGTCGATGAGTAGAATCTCAATGTCGAGATGATGGGTTGAGAGAGAgggttgggtggtgggtgtTGGAAAGGGAGAAGGGTAACCCCCCTCCCTGgcctctccttcttccccaCTGTccaggaggaagggaaggtgggtggCTGTGTTCTCACCCAGACCACCCCAATCTGGATTGAGGCGGTGCCGCGTGCCGTGCCGGGGGGGCGGCATAAACGGTATATAGGGTTCAAAAGGGGTTCCAAACTCACAAAGGAACTTGAGAGGAATTCAAAAGGCCAGGTGGCCGGTGGCCAGGTATCACAAAAGGTCAAATGTCTTTGCTTGGGCTTGGTTGGACAGCTGGACAGCTGGACAGGTTAGACACACAATGACTCTGGACTCTGGGATCGGGGACTTTGTATGCTTGCAACCCTGAACCATACCCCTCTTTGCCGAGGTTATACTGCTAGATTCAATCTCATTTTAAATAACTATTAACCACTCTTCATACAAACCCATTTCATACATTAACGGAATCAAAAGGGACAAGACAATCggctccacctccaccgaTCGGTTTGGCCGCCCCTTCCATTTGCTTAGAGATGGCTTGGAATTGAGTTGAAATGGGTTTGAATATGACTTTGTATCGGGTTAAACACCATCACTTCTAATCTGAGACAAAGCACAAAGCTTGGACCACTATCAACGTGTCCACGTGCCTCCACTTTGCATTGGTTTGTGACACTCTGCTGTGCCGTAGCACATTACGACGTCAGACGCCTCTAGCCTCGAGAGCCTTTGTATATGTCAAGCTTTTTCCAATGCTCACCCAGTAAGACTTTGCTGTGAAGGGCCCCAAGCGCGGCCAAGCGaggcgtcgaggtggaaGGGGCCATGCGCCGATTTAGCCAAGCTTATCTTGTGGATCGCAGGTAACATCTGATGACGGGTTGTGGGTTGCGGGGCCGACACGCGCGCCTTGGCAACAAGTCGAGTCTTGAGATTGCCCAAGGCCAAACTTGGCAGCAAGTGACAGTGGCCAGTTTGATCACGCGCCCAGACCCCGAAAAGTTGGGTGACGAGTTGTGGTGAGTGGACCCGTAGAGCGGTGCAGACTGAATTCTGGATTAGGGATTGACACTGACATGTCTTGGGTGTCTTGGGGTGAATTCGAGGCATGTGGTGCCATGTGTTTCACTGTTTCACTAtttccccctcctcgccctgcaCTTGAACCAATCGCCTCAAATAGTTTACATATCGCCTACTTTGTTATTTGGATCCTCCTTTGAATGATTAACTGTCTTGAAATGTATTCAATGTATTCTATTCTTTACACTCAAACTATAATCCAAGTTTGTAATTACAACTGCGGCGAAGCCACACCCAAACTAAACTTCCGCTCTAACGTGGTCTCCAGGGGGTAGTTAGGTACAGTCCTCCCGCCTCATCAAAGGCCGTTAATTACGGACTAGACATCGACTTGTCATTGAAGCATTGACTTTTTACTTTGGTTTGTTGTCAGAGTGGTTACGGAATACGCCAGGGCTGATGCTGCCTCCCAACAAGCACGCGGTTGGTTGGCTGACGTGACTGAAATATCGACTGACATCCCATCCCACTCGACGTCTGTCCCTCGTGTAAAAGGCACCGCCACCTCGCTTCATACTCGCCACGTCCAGAGGCACTCACACCAGTGCATCATCGAGGTTCGAGAGCATCTTTGACAGCTTTTGAGTTTTGGCCATGACTGCTCTGTGCAACGCAACAAGTGCTATCAACCCATGACCATCAGGCAGATCCTGTATCGGATCACTTTTTACTTGCCATCACTCGCACATCTGATTTGATTAGTCGGGTTAACCCGCCGTCGAAGCGATTGAGAATCCCAGCTGCTGTCCCAACTCTGTCAGAATATCCGCCTCATCATTCAGTAGACACATGAGGGGTTCTCACACGTCGCTGACTCTTCCGGGATTCGCGCTAGTAAAACATCGAGGCGATGTGAATTCCAACTACAGTCGCCGAACCGCAGAGTTTGGGTTCCATCACTTACACTCGCTCCCTTCCACTACTCGCACTCCCGGGGTTCCGCACACTTGAAGACGAATGTGACGAGGTGACGAGAAAAAGGTTGGCACCCATCGGTGGCTCTTACAGATCTCAGCCCTGTCATCAAGAAGCATGCACACACACCACCTCGTGCTGTATCGTAGAAACGTGGATTGCACGAGGTCCGACAATTCGAGGGGATTGGCATGTCTGGCTTTCCACTCCCAAGCCCGCCTCGAAACGTGCACGCGGACATCGTTTGGAGGGGCTCTACACACTTGGAGGCGACGAAGAAGCGGCTGACATCCATCAGTGGCTCTAACAGATCCAACCCTTGCCATCAGTGGCTCTGAcactcctcgaggagcacaCCACCTTGCACTCGGCATCACCAACGAGGACATATCAGGAGCGCCTCTGGCCTCCCTACTCCTCACTCCATCCTCACTCCACTCGGCAGACAGACACACACAGACACACACAGACATACACCATGACACAGTACACCGGTGATTGTAAGTTGTCCAAGGAAAAGCTGAAAAAAGCCCCGGTTATCCACCATCGGAGAGGCAGTCCGGAGCTCGACTTGGATACGGGAAGCCTCAACGGTGAGGATAATTCACCCGGAAGCTGATGGTAGACGAGTACGGCTACCCCGTGGACGTGAGCGAGGTCAGTGTCTTTGCTGTCGACTTTGCCGACTTTGCCCCGAACTCTGCCACGGAGTCTGCCACGAATTCTGCTACTGAATTTTCTACAACCAACCTTaccactgccactgccactgccactgccactgccactgTCACTGCCACTGTCCCTGCCACTGTCcctgccactgccactTCCTCTGTCCCTACCACTGCCTCTGCCATGGTCCTTGGCATGGCGGCTGGCAGTACCACCGCCACTGCTCCTACCGCTCTCGTATCCGGTGCTTCCCACAGCAACCACGTCCCGAGTTCCAACTCCGGTACGGAGAAGCTCACCTCGctctctcgccctcccaaTCACGCAGTTAGCCCTCTTCTTGCCCATACTGGTGTGCTCCATACCAATGGCAGGTTCACCCTCGTCAGCAGTACTCTCGGCAACGACAACCCAGGCACTCCTGATGGCACTCTCAACGGCGCTCCCAACAAACACAACACCCCCATAacctctccttctcccccaCAAGAAAACATCACCCGGCCCCGCCCCCGCCTCGCCATTCCACCCAATTTTCATTCCGTCACGGAGGAAACGTCCGCTCACGACTTGGACAACAACCAGTCGACCACGCCCAATGAGAGTCCCAAGTCAAGTCTACCCAACCGCAACCCGACCCCTCCCAAACCAACCCCCAAGTCATGCCGCTCCACGCCGTCCCTAACCCCCTCCGCGAGCATCTCGAACCGCTCTTTCTCTACCTCGTCTTCCCCCTTGTCTCCTCCACAAGTTCcaccctcgacgccagTGTCGGGCACGAGCTTTGTGTGTAtcacctcggcgcggatcgaggccgaggccaaagtccacgaggagctcgtcaccCTTATGCAAGGCCTTGAGTCGTTCATTGAGCTGCCGCAAATCGCTCCTCCCTCAACGTCCCCTCCTATTCCACATGGACCCCTGTCTACGCCCGCCCGCACCCTCTCTTCGGACATGGAGGCGACTCTCGCCACGCCCCCGACTAAtcgtctcgccctcaacCCTCTCGACCGCATCGAGGATGAATTACATGTCCATTTCGATGAGGGATTGGCATACGCAGTGACAAAGAGTCTACTTGGTCTTCGGCAGCCTACGCAGTCTCGTAGGCCGCCCCAGAAGCTGCGGCACAGTTTGGCGGCGATTTCGAATTTCGTGCCGGAggcgtggcggcggtctgttgaggtggtggagaaggTTAAGAAGGAGAACAAGGAGAAGACAAAGGCCACAACCGCTGGCATCAACGTGCGGCACGAGTACGGGCGCGCCACGGCCCCTGTCGCGGAACAGCAGTCGCACGAGAGCACCAACGTGGACATGGGCACCGACGCAGAGTTTACCGAGTcgctcgagagcgagtgGGAGACAATGTCCGAGGACACCGAGcatggcgaggagctggaccAGCTCTCTGGAGAGGCTATCGCGCGCAATGTTCAACAGCACAACGCCAACCTCCCCGCCGAGTTCTATCGCCTTTCTCCGTTCAACACCCGTTCCTATCCCGACACGCCAAAGCCCGCACCCCATAACACGCAGCTCACTCCCGATTCCAGTACTATGGCGTGGGCCAACCATCGCACTCCCACTTCGGCTCAGCCCTCGCATTCGCATCCTTTCGGCTCCAATACCAACAACTGGCCCAACGCATACTCGCACGGGACGGGCGCGTGGGCCAAGGACCCTCTTCCCGACACGCCTACACCGACCCGGAAGCATTCCACAATCCGCGAGGTTCCCCGCCCAACCGCGCCCACTCCCAACTCGGTCCCCCCctccaacaccaacaccgaCAACACCCCCAACCCTAACCAGGCCTCTACCTCCAACCCCTCGCCCACCATCTGCCGCCGTATCACGGGCGAGTATGACCCCGTGACGGGACCCCGGATTCGCACGCAAATCCTCCACTTCCGCCTCCCGGATGGGATCCCGGATGGGATGCTGGTCAATGGCAGAGCGATACACATCTACGACCAGGCCAGTATTAACGACTACTTTTCCCAGATCAACGGTAATTCCGGTACCGTGGGTGGTCAGTTTGCGGCGCCGCCTCACACCGTGAGCAGTGGTCAGTCGGCGGGGGTCCGTACCGCGAGCAGTGGGCAGTCGACGGCGCAGTCCCATACCACGAATGGCGGTGAGCCCGCACCGGCCGCGGCCACCCCGGCGCATTCCATCCTCCGGTCGCTGTTGTCGCCTCCCGCCACCCAGACGTACCCCACCCGTCGCACATCGCGGCGCCTACCGACGCGCCTGCCCAACCCGTTCCGTCCGGCCCATGGCGAATTCGGGCTTGGCCGTGttcagcagcagcaggaTCGGCAGCGTGGGCGTGAGCagggtgaggatgagcaTCAGGATGGACagaaggggaagaggatgcCCAAGCACAAGTGGTACGactcgcggcgctggcgaaACTAAGTCCGTTAGAGATCCGAGATGTATGTACATGCAATGCCTAGTTCTTGCCAAGGATGGCAGCCATGAGTTCGAggtcgtccatctcctcctcatccttctTGGGCGTAacgtccgcctcgaccgcaGCCGTAGTCGGTAAGGCGAGAGACGGCATCGGCTTGATGGCCGACACGAGGTCGCCGGCCTCCACGCCGGCACGTACAGGCGGGGGCAGGCGCCAGCGCGCAGCATACGCCGATCCGCCAGAGAATGCGCCAGTGGGGGTTGTGCCGggcgcgacgtcggcagTCCAGATCTTGGGCTTGCGGTTCTTGAGGGTCGGGAGGTGGCCGGTTTGCGTGGCAGTACCGGCGCGGGAGGCGGCCGTCTCGTCCAGAATACGGGCTTCCTTGTCAAACGTCCTTtgctggggtcagcgtTACCGAGTCGCGTATCTGATAGGGCGCTAGTCGCCGGCATCCAGCCAGCAGCCGTAGCCGCCGCCTTTGAAGCCTGTTACTTGTGCCACTCACGTGTTCTGAGCGCTTGAACTCGGCACCATATgccaccgcctcgccctgcgccgcgagcgtAGCCATCTCATGAGCCGCGCGGAGAGCAATAAACTCATCCGTGGCCTGCTTGTACGCGTCACTCAGGCTcatccccttccctccatggaggttgagggtgAACTCGACAGTGTCCTCGACGGTGGGGTAGGCGCCCCGCTGCGACAGCGCGGTCCAGCGAGCCCCTTCAATCGCAGTTGAGAGGCGCACGGTCTCAGCCTCAACGAGCGAGTGGGGACGCAGTGCCTCGAACGGGAAATCGGCAAAGAACTGGCGCCGCACGTGGTCCGCAGCGTACACGATATCGCGGGGTCGCTGCTTCGGCTCGCGCGtgtgccgcgcgcgagagcggGTAGCGTGTCCTTCGCGGCGGGGGTCGAATTCCGCACGGttggcaaggtcgtcgtACCCACGCCCTTCGTGTGGCCTGTTACGCCTCGTTgcgcggcggagaggaATTGCAGGAGGGGGGTTGTTGATGACGGGACCGTACCATGTCGGAGGCTTCTGGACTAGGGTACTCGCGATCAGGCGGGACATGGCCGCAGGGACCTGCGTGGGGATGTAGCGCACCATGGCGGCAATGTGTTGGGAGCTGGCAGTATGCTGATAAAAGTCGGAAACACCGGAGAGAAGGTGGGATGGAGACGAGGGAGATTGGACAAAGTCGAAATCAAAAGCGGAAACTAATCCACGTGGCAATCGTCACCATCACGCATGGTGGCATCTTGGGACGCGCGTTCAGTGATCAGTGACGCCTCGACTACGACCAACTAGTCATCAACAATACTCTTAATTTGTCGCCATGTCGTTTCAGCGGAAACAGGAGAAGGATTTCAccaaggaggtcaaggagcttACGCCTCaagtcgaggcgctcgccaagGTGAGCTCTCGTGACTAGACTCAACTGACTCCAGGACGGCAAGCTGAGCGAGGCTGTGGACCGTATCTCTGCGCTCGAGAAGCAGACGCGTAATGCCTCGGATATGccgtcgaccgcgtcgcTGCTCACCCTCATCGTCCGCCTTTGCTGGGAACAGAAGGACCTCGACGCACTCAACACCCAGCTCACGCTCATGAGCAAGAAGCACGgccagctcaaggaggccgtGGTGCGTatggtcgacgaggccatgCCGTACCTAGACACTttggaggacgaggagaagagcaAGCCCAAGGGTGGTCGTtggctcgagctcctcaacacTCTCCGCGACATCACCGAGGGCAAGATCTacctcgagctccagcGGGCTCGACTTACCGCCCAACTCGCCACTTATCACGAGACGCTGGCCCAGAGCGCGCCCAAGGAGGATGCGAAGCAGCGCGAAGACCGGGAGAAGAACGAGGCAAAGGGTGACGAGAAGGTTGAGAAGGAGCCTGTGACTGCCGAGGACCACATCAACGCCGCGGCAGACCTTATGAGCGATATCCAGATCGAGACGTATAGCTCGATGGACAAGCGCGAGAAGACCAACTTGTACGTATCGCTTATGTTTAGCTGACAGGCAGTATTCTCGAGCAGATGCGCCTTGAATCTCTCCGCGGTAACTGGAACAAGGTGCGCGTTGGGAGCCGCAAGATCAACCGCGTCTacctcaaggagaaggatgCGTCCGACCTCAAGCTCAGGTACTACGACCTCAtcgtccacctcgctctccaGGAGGACAACTACCTCGAGGTCTGCAGCGCCTACCAGGCCGTGTGGGACAcggacgaggtcaaggccgatGAAGCGCGCGAGCTGAACGTGAGCTAATTCTCCTTACTcaagctcacaccaggtcATTGAGAACATTATCATGTACGTCGTGCTGGCGCCGTACAGCAACGAGCAAAGCGACATGCTGCACAAGTTGTACGCGGACCATAGACTCGAGAAGGCACCTCTGAACTAGTGAGTAACCGCATCGCCGCTCGCTGGCTCGCTACGATGCTGATCCCAGCGCCCTCCTCAAGTGCTTTGTGACAAAGGAGCTCATGCGCTGGCCCGGCATAGAGAGCTTATACGGCACGGAACTGCGCAAGACCCCCGTGTTTGCGCCCGACTCGGACCTCGGCACCAAGACTGGCCAGCgggcagaggaggagcgcaagaagGGGACCAAGATCCTTCCCCCAGGCGAGTCACGGTGGGAGGCACTCCACTCGCGTGTGGTCGAGCACAACATCCGCGTCATTGCCGCCTACTACAGCCGTATCACACTGCAGCGCCTTaccgagctgctcgacctccctGCCCTTACGACCGAGCGGACACTGTGCAAGCTTGTGACGGACAAGACGGTGTATGCGCGCATCGACCGGCCAGCCGGCGTGGTCAACTTCCAGCGGCCGCGCAAGACTAACGAGACGCTCAACGCTTGGAGTACCGACATTTCCAAGATGCTCAGTCTTGTTGAGAAGACGAGCCACCTCGTCTCAAAGGAGTATGCGATGCAcgaggccgcgcaggcgggccgcaagaaggtcaaggcgTAGTGTATTTTAGACCGTAGACA
Above is a genomic segment from Cutaneotrichosporon cavernicola HIS019 DNA, chromosome: 1 containing:
- the RSM25 gene encoding uncharacterized protein (Mitochondrial ribosomal protein S25); translation: MVRYIPTQVPAAMSRLIASTLVQKPPTWYGPVINNPPPAIPLRRATRRNRPHEGRGYDDLANRAEFDPRREGHATRSRARHTREPKQRPRDIVYAADHVRRQFFADFPFEALRPHSLVEAETVRLSTAIEGARWTALSQRGAYPTVEDTVEFTLNLHGGKGMSLSDAYKQATDEFIALRAAHEMATLAAQGEAVAYGAEFKRSEHQRTFDKEARILDETAASRAGTATQTGHLPTLKNRKPKIWTADVAPGTTPTGAFSGGSAYAARWRLPPPVRAGVEAGDLVSAIKPMPSLALPTTAAVEADVTPKKDEEEMDDLELMAAILGKN
- the RPN5 gene encoding uncharacterized protein (motif in proteasome subunits, Int-6, Nip-1 and TRIP-15); this translates as MSFQRKQEKDFTKEVKELTPQVEALAKDGKLSEAVDRISALEKQTRNASDMPSTASLLTLIVRLCWEQKDLDALNTQLTLMSKKHGQLKEAVVRMVDEAMPYLDTLEDEEKSKPKGGRWLELLNTLRDITEGKIYLELQRARLTAQLATYHETLAQSAPKEDAKQREDREKNEAKGDEKVEKEPVTAEDHINAAADLMSDIQIETYSSMDKREKTNFILEQMRLESLRGNWNKVRVGSRKINRVYLKEKDASDLKLRYYDLIVHLALQEDNYLEVCSAYQAVWDTDEVKADEARELNVIENIIMYVVLAPYSNEQSDMLHKLYADHRLEKAPLNYALLKCFVTKELMRWPGIESLYGTELRKTPVFAPDSDLGTKTGQRAEEERKKGTKILPPGESRWEALHSRVVEHNIRVIAAYYSRITLQRLTELLDLPALTTERTLCKLVTDKTVYARIDRPAGVVNFQRPRKTNETLNAWSTDISKMLSLVEKTSHLVSKEYAMHEAAQAGRKKVKA